The window tgtgtgtgtgcgtgtgtgtgtggtgatctGGGAAAGGCGGGTGTCAGGTGGGCAGCACTAATGTGCAGGAATGCAGAGATTCCACAGTGGCTTTGTGGATCGGCTGTGTCACTGAGACAGCCACCCCCCCTCCAAAACCCCAACAGGACCATGGGAATGAACAGAACAGGCGGCACCTtgaaagctctctctctctctttctcctgttcacacacacatacgtattGACTTGCAGCATTGTGCTGTGGGGTGAGTGTGTATTATAAAGACAGAGCGAGATAGATTAGATGGCAAGGGAGGATTAGATTCAGTTATGGTATATTTATCCTCTCCCTCCCTATAATTTCACCAAGAACTTCTAAGAGCTTCAAGCTGTGTGCACCTGCTCTTATTGTGCTATTGTctacactgaaaaaaatcagaagcTCCACACCATATATACCAAGCTTTATGAAAAAAGTATCCTTGcgtaaatgtgtatttttgattttgttaatTTGTAAGTGTTTGAGATtattctctgcctctctccttctttgttcatgtgtttatgaAGTGTGCACTTCCTCCCTAAAACAGGGCTGATAAATGTCTGCAGCTATTAAATCTCTGTGTTAGACAAGGCTTGATTACCGCTGGAGACTCCTGGCTTTGATCAGAGCAGCCATCTAACTAATACAGCTTCCTCTTAGCCTGATGTAATTGGCTAAATCAGCCTACTGAATGGGACGCCTGATTGCTGCtgctcctgtgtgtgtatgtggtgtgtcGTGTTTGCTGCTGTGCGTGAGTGTGGGGCAAAGGGAAACCAGAGAGAACAGGATGCAAAATTAGCCTTTTATTTAAATTGCCCGACACATTTGACCTGGGTCACAGACTTCCTGAGTCTGGGGTTTGCTGATCTGACATTAGTAGATGGTAATGACCCATGTCACTCGTTTGCCACCCACTTACCTGAGTAAATGCTCAGCAGTTCAATACTGTGTAAGTCTTTAACTGGGTGTGTGTTGCGGCTCACACTTTCAGTCATGCAGTTCGACATGACAGCACAGATTAGCGGAAAGTTAACAGCTATTTCTGGGGTAAAGATCAATTCTTTTTTCAGAATAAGGCCACTTGTCATGCTAGGAGAGCTGGAAAAAGCTTCTCATAAAAAatgttctctctcttctgctttcATGCTTTTAAATCTTCCTGAACTGAAACTTACCTTCCCAAAATGTATTTGACCTTCCCTGAGAAAACCACCTAAAACTTCATTTCTATTTCATGACTTTTACTCTATCTTTGGATctaaagttttattatttaaaaccTTCAGCTGATCTCTGTATCTCCCTGATTCCCTAGCAGCCATTGACTGTGTGGTGGGATCATGGGGTCCCTGGTCATCATGCACGTCTCCGTGTGGGGTCGGCAGCACCGAAAGGAGTCGCCAAGTGTCTGTTCCTCCAAGAAACGGAGGTACGCCCTGTCCTGACCTCAAACAGCGTCGAGGATGCTTTGGAAACAACGCAATATGCAGCACTGCGAAAGGTGAGAACATGACCTTTTCTTCATGCCCCtacatgcatgtttttgtgGATGCACGCAGGCCTGCTCAGAGAACACTGTTACATATTAAGTAGGTGTTTCAGTATTCTCTGGGGTTACTCTGGTGAACAGTTTTACTTTAAGCAACACATTTGCGCACATCTGTTCTGAGGTCTTATATCCAGCTGTAGTATTTCAAACACCTCAGTTATGCTATTAACTGTTGCATCACTTTTCCAGTAACAAAGCACCACAACACAGATAAACACTTTTCCAAGAAGACCTCCAAAGGAAACATCACTTTGTTTTGATTCATTGAGTCATTTCGAGTCATATAAAGGGATGAGCTGTTCTAGGACATGTTAACTCTATACTCCCACTGACTGTTGTGCAATTTGAAAAGATGCTCCTCAGTGGACACAGTAGACTAATTTgtcatggttgtttttttttctatgtccACGTTTTTTTTACCTGCACAATTTTGATTTGCAGAGGTGGCAAAGATCCTTCCTGATTCTTTCAAGAGGAACTTCAAGGACCCTTGGAGGCGACCACACATGCtgatgaaggaggagaaggcCAGGTAAAGCCACTATTATCAGactgcaaacagacacacaggacTGCTCACTGCTGACACACTCAGCCcactttgtttttcactgtggcGCTGGCTTTCATGTGCAATTGATGCAGGGAGTGGGGTAATTATAGCTGAACTGTTTAAGGTGCTGAATGACTGTATGTCTTGcatggagggttttttttttcagcaactGAGGAGTTTCATGTCAAAAATGCAATCTATGCATGTTGTGTGAATGTTTCAGAAACATATCTGATTGTAGAGTTCGAAGCACAACTATCACTCATAATTATAACCAACAATAtgctttgttttcttgccaGCAATCATTTTATATGACAAAATGTTCAGATGTGAGCTAACACATTCTGGCATAAATTTACTTAGTTCCAGCTCCAAGGCTGCATTTCAACTTCTCCAATACAGCTGGATTTTACTCCAGAGTGTGTAGCTGGTATCAGTTTTTTCTCAATTTGACTTAGTTCCAAAGGTCACTTTAAGATCAACTTTGTGCTCCAAAAGATTAGAGAATACAGACTAAGGCCAAGGTCACCATCGAACACAGAGCCTTGAAATTGCTTTGACTGTGAAACAGAGTGCCATCTTTGAATATTTGCACCACAAGCTGACCTTTACTGATAAGACAACCATAATCCATGTAAAAAGTACACCCGACCAGCATAGATGTCATCTTTGATCTGAGCTGATTGCAGATGTTCTCAGAACTATGAAAAATTAGAGATGAGGGAATAAAATCGTGGCTGGTTTCCTGACAGCCCACAGCCTTTCACACTGATTAAAATTGACATCGGATACTCTTGTTTTGAGTTAGAATGCAGAACATCAGGGGATTGGAAGTACATTACTCATAAATGTGAGCCATTCACGGATGACACAGATTTAGGGAGATTTCACACAGACATCCTGTGCAGTGAAAGTTCCCTCGTGTTGTCATGGTGATTGACTCAGGAAATGAGGAGTTGAAATGACATGAATGATGATCAGTAGTTGTCTTTGGGTCTTAAGTTATCTCTGTGAAATGATCTGAACGAGTAATATTTCATGAAGATACGGAATTGCCAGGAGCTATCACACTGCTCTTACTTTACTGGTAAGAGTTTTGTTAATATCTTTAGCTAATAATTAGGACGTTGTATTGTACAGTATTGTTCTGACACAGCATTTTTAGTGGTATAAACAGTAAGTGACATCTTTTAGGTTAAATTCAGCGGCATGAATAAGCTCAAGCCTTTTGTAAGAGATTCTGCTAAAGCTTTTCTTCACATTGCTCTACTCTTTACCTTGCTTATTCACTCAACAAACACTCCAAATCAGACCTGAATAATTATATTGCATGTTACTGAGAAAGTCTTCAGGAATCactctgaggaaaaaaaaaaaagaaacgtcATGCATTCTTTGACAAAACACCCCAGTGGGGATGATGTTTTGTCACAGCTGACTGAATCAGAGACATAATAAATAGTGCAGAAGTTCAAAGATGCCTGCCAGAGAACACAATGAGCAGGAAAACAAGACTTTATTATTGTTTCCAGTGCACAGACTGAGACGTGTTGATATTAGGATACCGCAGGTGACCGTGACACTGCTGGATCATCTTCAAATGAAGCAAACCTATTATCAGGAAGTTTGATTCGTCTTATGTCTGGTTATAGTCATGATGAAGCACAGACTGCTGGGCTGGATTGTCACTTGGCTTTCATCAATCAAGCCAAGTTGAATCTCTTTAACTTTTGAACCTCCTCTTGAAAGGATGTCTTTTTTTGGAGTGTTTAAACCTACCTAGCCCATTTTCCATTTGCCAGGATTGTCAGGAACAGTCCAAAGCTTAATTCAAAGGTCAGGGCATTAGATGTTGAGCTCTCAGCTACAGAGTTGTGTGAGCAGCACCCTGTTTAGCTCTCACAAAATTACCTTTAGGTTTCTAAGTTCAAACACATGTGCTTGTGTCCATGTTTGCCAGATTGATGGATCAAATGTAAGCgaaactgaaaatgtcaaattttaagCAGCTGTAGCCATcaactcttttctctctctctctttcctctgtgcTTGCAGTTACTGTGTGTACCTGCGGATGAAACAGGCCAGTGCAGCGTGTAAGCTCAAACTGTGGAGTGCTCAGCTGGTGAGAGAAAGGCTGGTCTGTGCAGAGTGTCAGAGTGATGCCATGTCAAAATCAGACCGCTGTGGAGGAGACGGCCTGGAGAGCACCAGGTAATCcagacaaatgaaagaaaagtgaagTTATTTTCATCCATTACACTGCTGAGACCTATGTAGCTTTGAATCTGCAGACTGGCTGGAAAAAAGCTTGGTAGGGATGGAGAATTAGCAATTATTCTGCTTCATTTGACTTCTTCCATAAAGGTTGATAATGACTTAGTTAAGTTCAATTAATTAATGTCTATTGGATCAAGTAGCTGCTGCTCTTAAAGGGAAACACCTTCTCCATTacttacttattatttattcatttggaaGCCAGCAAATTCATACACGTGACAACATTACATTTAGTTCGACTATTCATCAGGTTTTGGTTAAGTGTAACAGTTTATTACCTCAATTTGTTTTTTGGACACTGTAGATAGGAAAAATTGTAACGTTCCTAAAAAACTGAGGTGTCCCTTTAAGCCCTGTAAATGctgtaaataatatatatactCTGATATCATTCTTTTGATAGATAatgccaacaaaaaaaaacatttttctcacaCTGAAATTGTTACATGTCTGATATAGTCCTTTATTTCCTAGAACGTTCTgggcagcagcttcagtcccGGGCTGTCATGGTTCCTGGGTGCGGGAGTCTTCTTCTGAAGGCTGCCGATGTCCTCCCTACTCTGTGCTCTTTGTGTGAGCCGCCACACAACCACCAGATATCTGTATGCAGGGACGAGATTGCCCTCAACAACTCCTGCTAAACTGCCAGCCAAGTCAGACCCTTCCGATCCAAATTACTGGATGGGTAACTCAAGGAGATCAGCAGCATCCTGCCACTTTTTCCTTTCACCTCATACTCAGTACTGTATACACTATTAATAAGCACACAGAAATTCTTGCATTTAACTTCAGAATTTACAGCCACGTTATGTACTTTTTCTCCTCCAAAGCACAGCAACATCTATATGCCTTTTTACCTCTGAATCTTTGCTATCTACCTCCATCAATGCAAGTGCATTTGATAATGcataatgtataaatatataaatatattattttgctTTATACATTTTCTACTTTTGATTGTTATGTGTAATGCATTTGTGTCTATATAGCTACACTTTTTTGTATCCAACAGTTTAACACCAAACAGCAGTTGCTGCACCCAGTTTAAGCCCCAATCCAAAGGGTCCTAAATCACCAGTGGGTTGGAGATGCTAAGAAACTGGTCCATCCAAATTGTACCCATTACTAGAATCCCTGAGTCAAAAATATTTGTGTCTTACAGTTTTGTCCTCATTAAGATTTCTTCTCATCTAAAACATTTTACCAGCAAGTCAAGTCAAATATCAGGTATGATCAGTTGATTCTCAGGTGCTTAgatttgtgtctttgtgcatTAAGGTCCCTCTTTCTTGTCTGCCCCTTCTGATGGTCAGTCACTGATTGTTTTAGTAGTTTAAAGTGACTCATATCTAAAATATATCCCATCTGTTTAGAGCTAATATTGTTGGAGAGGAAAGAGCCATTTAAGAGAATTTCAGTGTGGTTCTCTATGTCCTCTGTGTCCAAGACAAGGAATTTCCTCATAACTATGTTTTCTCTTACTCCCTGCTGAGAAATCCTGTTACCTTGACAAGGGAGTTTTATCAGCAAAGTATCATCCAATATAACCATCGCAGGCAGCCATGTTACTCCCATTTTATTAATTAACTGAACCTCCTCCCAGCACTCCCCTGAGCTTCTTGGAAAGATACGTGTCTGCCCTCTGACCGGcacttctttctcctctctctctctgtctatgtgTTTTCTTTAGAAGAAACACCAGATTAACTACAGTGTTACATTCTTGACTTAAACAACAGGCTCATTTATGCCTTCCTACATCTTTCATACTGCTGGTTTAAGAAGAGGACAATTGTAccagaaaatgtcttttctttgtgGAAAGCTGtgactttctctttctctccccctgtctgtgtctgtgtttgtgtgtttatttattataaaacaagTGATGATTTTATTAGTGCAGCACGGCATACTCTGTACACTGTCCATTagtgaaaataaacaactaTACAGTCATTTCTCCCCCTCCTGTCATATTTTCTTAAGTAGGTTTTTAATTGCAATGAACTAATATCTTTGCATTCAGATTAATCTTGAAGCTGCTATTTTACTTTCTTCGTTACACAGACCGCTGTTAGCATTGCTGGCTTTCTCCCCTCTGCAATTACCGCTGTGAACAGTACTAAGTATATCCCTCAGACTGACCAGTGTTTACATGCAGCAGCTCACAGTTAAAAGAAGAGCGCAGTTGAACATACATAACTTAATGCAAACATGTACccatcaacatatttttgcTGCATTCTTCGCATTCTGTCTTTTGGTGTAAACGGGACGACGACGTAGTAAAATGACAACTTATGTGTATCATCATGTTTTTAGCGCCACATTCTCCTACAATTTGGGGGATGTTTTTGTGATGTAACTGCCAGAGATGA is drawn from Thunnus albacares chromosome 2, fThuAlb1.1, whole genome shotgun sequence and contains these coding sequences:
- the si:dkey-178e17.3 gene encoding somatomedin-B and thrombospondin type-1 domain-containing protein isoform X1 produces the protein MGAHGWSSARLGFVVFGYLAFFCGVIVPQAEAGCRERDNPNCCTGRNNECFEYTKRKTVCYCDTYCQKTGDCCEDYQRVCQISAAIDCVVGSWGPWSSCTSPCGVGSTERSRQVSVPPRNGGTPCPDLKQRRGCFGNNAICSTAKEVAKILPDSFKRNFKDPWRRPHMLMKEEKASYCVYLRMKQASAACKLKLWSAQLVRERLVCAECQSDAMSKSDRCGGDGLESTRTFWAAASVPGCHGSWVRESSSEGCRCPPYSVLFV
- the si:dkey-178e17.3 gene encoding somatomedin-B and thrombospondin type-1 domain-containing protein isoform X2 is translated as MGAHGWSSARLGFVVFGYLAFFCGVIVPQAEAGCRERDNPNCCTGRNNECFEYTKRKTVCYCDTYCQKTGDCCEDYQRVCQISAIDCVVGSWGPWSSCTSPCGVGSTERSRQVSVPPRNGGTPCPDLKQRRGCFGNNAICSTAKEVAKILPDSFKRNFKDPWRRPHMLMKEEKASYCVYLRMKQASAACKLKLWSAQLVRERLVCAECQSDAMSKSDRCGGDGLESTRTFWAAASVPGCHGSWVRESSSEGCRCPPYSVLFV